One region of Oreochromis aureus strain Israel breed Guangdong linkage group 19, ZZ_aureus, whole genome shotgun sequence genomic DNA includes:
- the LOC116334808 gene encoding tryptophan--tRNA ligase, cytoplasmic translates to MTDCQGDGEGTMSPMELFEKLNAQGEKVRSLKSAKAEKAEIDAAVQLLLKLKVDYKQMTGQDYKAGCPPSENLIVSNNGPAADDCDGEDLVDPWNVSASSTKGVDYDKLIVRFGSSKIDKELLERIEKVSGQRAHHFLRRGIFFSHRDMHQILDAYEKHKSFYLYTGRGPSSEAMHVGHLIPFIFTKWLQDVFDIPLVIQMTDDEKYLWKDLTLEECHRFTVENAKDIIACGFDVNKTFIFSDLDYMGASPQFYRNVVKVQKHVTFNQVKGIFGFTDSDCIGKISFPAIQAAPSFSSSFPQIFGGKKDVPCLIPCAIDQDPYFRMTRDVAPRIGLLKPALLHSTFFPALQGAQTKMSASDPNSSIFLTDTPKQIKNKVNKHAFSGGKDTVEEHRKYGGNTEVDVSFLYLTFFLEDDEKLEKIKEDYTSGALLTGELKKILIETLQPMIAQHQERRKQVTDEMVQQFMTPRPLNFKF, encoded by the exons ATGACAGACTGTCAAGGCGATGGCGAAGGAACCATGAGTCCCATGGAGCTTTTCGAGAAACTGAATGCTCAAGGAGAAAAAGTCAGATCCTTGAAATCGGCTAAAGcagaaaaa GCTGAAATCGATGCTGCTGTCCAGCTGCTGCTAAAGTTGAAAGTGGACTATAAACAGATGACGGGCCAAGATTATAAAGCAGGATGTCCACCATCAGAAAACCTGATTGTGTCAAACAATGGGCCTGCAGCAGATGACTGTGATGGAGAAGACTTAGTTGACCCGTGGAATGTTTCTGCCTCCAGCACCAAAGGAGTAGATTATGATAAACTCATAG TGAGGTTTGGCAGCAGTAAAATTGATAAGGAGCTGTTGGAAAGAATAGAAAAAGTCTCGGGACAGAGAGCCCATCACTTCCTAAGAAGAGGAAtcttcttctcacacag AGATATGCATCAGATCTTAGATGCGTATGAAAAGCACAAGTCCTTCTACCTTTACACCGGCAGAGGTCCGTCCTCAGAGGCCATGCACGTTGGTCACCTCATCCCTTTCATCTTTACCAA ATGGCTTCAGGATGTGTTTGACATCCCCCTCGTGATCCAGATGACCGATGACGAGAAATACCTGTGGAAAGATCTCACACTTGAGGAATGCCATCGCTTCACTGTGGAAAATGCCAAGGACATCATCGCCTGTGGCTTTGATGTCAACAAGACCTTCATCTTCTCAGACCTTGACTACATGGG TGCATCGCCTCAGTTCTACAGAAATGTGGTAAAGGTCCAGAAGCATGTGACATTTAACCAGGTTAAAGGCATCTTTGGCTTCACAGACAGCGACTGCATTG GAAAGATCAGTTTTCCAGCCATCCAGGCAGCTCCGTCCTTCAGTAGCTCATTCCCGCAGATATTCGGCGGCAAAAAAGATGTACCGTGTCTCATTCCCTGTGCCATAGACCAG GACCCCTACTTCAGGATGACCCGTGATGTCGCTCCAAGGATCGGCCTCCTCAAACCAGCCCTGCTGCACTCCACTTTCTTCCCTGCCCTGCAGGGGGCGCAGACTAAGATGAGCGCCAGCGACCCCAACTCATCTATCTTCCTCACTGACACACCCAAGCAGATCAAAAACAAG GTTAACAAACATGCATTTTCGGGAGGAAAAGACACAGTGGAAGAGCACAGAAAGTATGGTGGCAACACAGAGGTGGATGTCTCTTTCTTGTACCTGACCTTCTTCCTGGAGGATGATGAAAAGCTGGAGAAGATAAAAGAG GACTACACAAGTGGGGCTCTATTAACAGGAGAACTGAAGAAGATTTTGATTGAGACTCTGCAGCCAATGATTGCCCAGCATCAAGAGAGGCGAAAACAAGTCACAGATGAGATGGTGCAGCAGTTCATGACACCTAGACCTTTAAATTTTAAGTTCTAG